One window from the genome of Bacillus mesophilus encodes:
- a CDS encoding glycoside hydrolase family 10 protein, giving the protein MNLKITKLTMILSIILGLIVSSLGMSSSATAAFKEDMIRAANGERQVINAFNALRGGNQLVVYTPEFGESTKNNRWGVEVIVEEGKVIEVRDGTLAGNDSFYDTPIPKNGYVISGHGTARTWIIQNLHAGESVEILYDVIAEPEKSSTFSISRLDPKPPFAFPGGRGGDELVVYTPEYGYETTGTNQYGAEVIVRDGIVVEMSGSDSVIPEDGFVLSGHGTAKDWLLQFTQVGAKVTFDKETMKVTAKIDASSYIRASELVLQVAEASVENAESRFLDVPLDEAKQTITEAKAIIMEAEAAFKSEDWFKTIELSEQATELAENASFLTVESRVVDARGIWHRPVEKNREEIIATLDRLADSNYNMLFLETFFHGYTIYPSEVAQQNPNFEGWDPLAVFIEEGKKRGIEVHAWVHTFFVGHETLNPPGPIIDAHPEWAAVDRKGNLPSEKEVGYYWINPALPEVRDFLSTLFEETTSSYDLSGLHLDYIRYPVSKPYNVGYSYDEYSRSEFKKESGFDPLEITPESNPEAWEQWNLWREKQISTFVERIHSELKARNAEMDLSTAVFPEVSDAVDQKFQNWIDWVEAGYMDFITPMIYSVDTKYVNKTTADFIANMKSPVLSYIGLAPFIGFTDELLVSQVSGVYQEGSSGQVQFAYHNLKQEHFDSLKIGPQRKDAIVPHRNPADAAAVMVNDIKRKVEEIYNAKGAMKGNIKTPLFAKLNQIERKLAKGDIQGALEHKAVAAEFITERQKDINEHVVANLHRDLTQLEKVLEFAIFDQK; this is encoded by the coding sequence ATGAATTTGAAAATTACTAAGCTTACGATGATTTTATCTATTATTCTAGGTTTGATTGTATCCAGTCTAGGAATGAGCTCCAGTGCAACAGCAGCATTTAAGGAGGATATGATCCGAGCGGCGAATGGAGAAAGACAGGTTATTAATGCGTTTAATGCACTTCGAGGTGGAAATCAGCTAGTTGTTTATACACCAGAGTTTGGAGAGAGTACCAAGAATAATCGTTGGGGTGTTGAAGTAATAGTTGAAGAAGGCAAAGTTATTGAGGTTCGTGATGGTACGCTAGCAGGAAATGATTCCTTCTATGATACTCCAATCCCTAAAAATGGCTATGTTATTTCTGGGCATGGTACTGCGAGAACTTGGATTATACAAAACCTTCATGCGGGGGAAAGTGTTGAAATTCTTTACGACGTGATTGCTGAGCCTGAGAAATCATCGACATTTTCTATTTCAAGACTAGATCCAAAACCACCTTTTGCATTTCCAGGTGGACGTGGTGGGGATGAGCTAGTTGTATACACACCGGAGTACGGGTATGAAACAACTGGAACCAACCAATACGGTGCCGAGGTAATTGTTCGTGATGGAATTGTCGTCGAAATGTCTGGTAGTGATTCTGTGATTCCAGAGGACGGCTTTGTTTTATCAGGGCATGGTACAGCAAAAGATTGGCTGTTACAATTCACGCAGGTTGGTGCAAAAGTCACTTTTGATAAAGAAACGATGAAAGTGACAGCAAAGATCGATGCAAGCAGCTACATACGGGCTTCAGAATTAGTTCTACAAGTGGCTGAAGCATCCGTTGAAAATGCTGAGAGCAGATTTCTAGATGTTCCTTTAGACGAAGCAAAACAAACGATTACTGAAGCAAAAGCAATCATTATGGAAGCTGAGGCTGCTTTTAAATCTGAAGATTGGTTCAAAACCATAGAGCTTTCAGAGCAAGCAACAGAATTAGCAGAAAACGCATCGTTTTTAACGGTTGAATCACGTGTTGTTGATGCGCGTGGTATCTGGCACCGTCCGGTTGAAAAGAACCGCGAGGAAATCATTGCAACGTTAGATCGCTTAGCTGATTCTAATTACAATATGTTATTTTTAGAAACATTTTTCCACGGATATACGATTTATCCTAGTGAGGTCGCACAACAAAATCCAAACTTTGAAGGCTGGGATCCATTAGCCGTATTCATTGAAGAAGGAAAAAAACGTGGAATTGAAGTTCACGCTTGGGTTCACACCTTTTTCGTTGGACATGAAACATTAAACCCACCTGGACCGATTATTGATGCACATCCAGAGTGGGCTGCAGTAGACCGTAAAGGTAACTTACCATCTGAAAAGGAAGTTGGCTATTACTGGATTAACCCTGCATTGCCAGAGGTTCGTGATTTCTTGTCTACCTTGTTTGAAGAAACCACTTCAAGCTATGATTTATCAGGTTTACACTTAGACTATATTCGCTATCCTGTGAGCAAGCCTTACAACGTAGGATATTCTTATGATGAGTACAGTCGAAGTGAGTTTAAGAAAGAATCCGGATTTGATCCATTAGAAATTACACCTGAAAGCAATCCAGAAGCTTGGGAACAATGGAACTTATGGCGCGAAAAACAAATTTCAACATTCGTTGAAAGAATTCACAGTGAACTAAAGGCACGAAATGCTGAGATGGATTTATCAACGGCTGTATTCCCTGAGGTATCTGACGCGGTTGATCAAAAGTTCCAAAACTGGATTGATTGGGTAGAAGCAGGTTATATGGATTTCATCACACCTATGATCTACTCTGTTGATACAAAGTATGTTAATAAAACCACGGCAGATTTCATAGCCAATATGAAATCACCAGTATTATCTTACATCGGTTTAGCACCATTTATCGGATTCACTGATGAGCTATTAGTGTCACAGGTTAGCGGTGTGTACCAAGAAGGTTCATCTGGGCAAGTACAATTCGCCTACCACAATCTAAAGCAAGAACATTTTGATTCACTAAAGATTGGACCTCAACGTAAGGATGCTATCGTTCCTCACCGTAATCCAGCTGATGCTGCCGCTGTCATGGTGAACGATATTAAACGTAAAGTAGAAGAGATTTATAACGCAAAAGGTGCAATGAAAGGAAATATCAAAACTCCACTATTTGCTAAGTTAAATCAAATCGAACGCAAGCTAGCAAAAGGTGATATCCAAGGTGCACTAGAGCACAAAGCAGTTGCTGCCGAGTTTATCACAGAACGCCAAAAAGACATTAACGAACATGTCGTTGCTAACTTACACCGTGATCTCACACAGCTAGAGAAAGTGCTGGAGTTTGCTATATTTGATCAAAAATAA
- a CDS encoding plasmid pRiA4b ORF-3 family protein, protein MLIQCTKKLLSELKLVPETTADAEPLFSWHANLLTINRRKTLVLMNDSNRYVIVLHGLKAKDIKNIEVLILEAIRETFRDEGIKDEVIEAFISSSKKFTYTTTKDRTMVARLNKACENVLYFEEDLIQQTINQVKMNKRISRFLVGNGKKDYRYPNQDLYRDLEVLAGEAIFYSEALVLHVKLNLKNHHVWRKVMVPKRITFPELHETLQIVFGWKDYHLHEFITFKENLERQPIVRLVCHEEALNHPSRIPMRIETGEKLVDYLPAKISYLYDFGEGWEHEIIIENERDDYDQNFPVCIDGGGNTPPEDVGGEYGYEAFLKIISNPNHPEHSFMVSWGISQGYSEFDIDMINRSLKSM, encoded by the coding sequence ATGTTAATTCAATGTACAAAAAAACTTTTATCTGAACTAAAACTAGTGCCAGAAACTACAGCAGACGCAGAGCCACTGTTTTCCTGGCATGCGAATTTATTAACAATAAATAGAAGAAAAACGCTGGTGCTTATGAACGACAGCAATCGTTATGTTATTGTCCTTCATGGCTTAAAAGCAAAGGACATTAAGAATATAGAAGTGTTAATTTTAGAAGCAATTAGAGAAACGTTTCGGGATGAGGGAATCAAAGATGAGGTCATTGAAGCCTTTATTTCTAGTTCGAAAAAATTCACCTATACAACAACGAAGGACCGAACGATGGTGGCAAGATTAAACAAGGCCTGTGAGAATGTTCTTTATTTTGAGGAGGATCTCATTCAACAAACTATCAATCAAGTTAAAATGAATAAGCGAATCAGTCGTTTTCTTGTTGGAAATGGAAAAAAAGATTATAGGTACCCAAATCAAGATTTATATAGAGATTTGGAGGTTCTTGCAGGTGAGGCAATTTTTTACTCTGAAGCTCTAGTTCTTCACGTAAAGCTAAACTTAAAGAATCATCATGTTTGGCGAAAAGTCATGGTACCTAAAAGAATTACATTTCCAGAATTACATGAAACGTTACAAATTGTGTTTGGCTGGAAGGATTACCATCTTCATGAGTTTATTACTTTTAAAGAGAATTTAGAGCGTCAACCAATAGTAAGGCTAGTTTGTCATGAAGAAGCATTAAACCATCCATCTAGAATCCCGATGAGGATAGAAACAGGGGAGAAACTTGTAGACTACCTCCCGGCAAAAATCTCGTACCTATACGACTTTGGAGAAGGTTGGGAGCATGAGATTATTATTGAAAATGAAAGAGATGATTACGATCAGAATTTCCCTGTTTGCATTGATGGTGGAGGAAACACCCCTCCAGAGGATGTCGGTGGAGAGTATGGCTATGAAGCATTCCTTAAAATCATTTCCAATCCCAATCATCCAGAACATAGTTTCATGGTTAGTTGGGGAATCAGTCAGGGCTACTCCGAATTTGACATCGATATGATAAATAGGAGTTTGAAATCTATGTAG
- a CDS encoding sugar ABC transporter permease, producing MKYINELKGLLKRNIRDYGMYIALIVIMITFQILTGGLFMSSRNISNLLDSAGYIAVLAVGVMLVIVIRHIDLSIGFLAGFLGAVAAILLMQVGLPVYIVIPIILILGMCAGGVTGLLVAKVGIPAFVATLAGWLIYRGAILMATEKTGTIIVDNDAFNAIGNGYIPSIAEVGGLHLLTLLVGLIGILLYIYSSISSRRKKIKYEFDVVSKPIFILQLVFVSGIMAYITWLLAGYNGFSWTVMIVLLVVIVYHFITTKTVIGRHIYAVGSNPEAAHLTGINVSKITLLVFGSMGMLSALSGILFTARLQSATTTAGTLFELDAIAAAFVGGVSAAGGVGRVTGAVIGAVVMATLTNGMNLMGVGIAPQYMIRGGVLALAVIFDVMTRRQRA from the coding sequence ATGAAATATATTAACGAATTAAAGGGCTTATTAAAGCGTAATATCCGTGATTATGGAATGTACATCGCGTTAATCGTCATTATGATTACATTTCAAATCCTTACTGGTGGACTATTCATGTCCTCAAGAAATATTAGTAATTTACTAGATTCAGCAGGTTATATTGCGGTGCTAGCTGTTGGGGTTATGCTAGTCATCGTCATCCGTCATATCGACTTATCGATTGGATTTTTAGCAGGTTTCCTAGGTGCGGTTGCAGCTATTCTCTTAATGCAAGTTGGTCTGCCAGTTTATATTGTTATACCGATTATTTTAATCCTAGGTATGTGTGCTGGTGGTGTTACAGGTTTACTTGTAGCGAAAGTAGGAATTCCAGCCTTCGTTGCCACATTAGCGGGTTGGCTCATTTATCGTGGTGCGATTTTGATGGCAACTGAAAAAACAGGAACGATTATTGTAGATAATGATGCGTTTAACGCGATTGGAAATGGTTATATTCCTTCTATTGCAGAAGTAGGCGGCTTACACTTACTCACACTACTAGTTGGATTAATTGGAATTTTATTATATATCTATAGCTCCATTTCAAGTCGTCGCAAAAAGATTAAATACGAATTCGATGTGGTATCAAAGCCAATTTTCATTTTACAGTTAGTGTTTGTTTCAGGCATTATGGCCTACATTACATGGCTGTTAGCTGGCTATAATGGATTTTCTTGGACAGTGATGATTGTTCTACTAGTTGTCATCGTCTACCATTTCATTACAACCAAAACCGTCATCGGTCGTCATATCTATGCAGTTGGTAGTAACCCAGAAGCAGCTCACCTTACCGGTATAAACGTAAGCAAAATTACGCTTCTCGTATTCGGTTCAATGGGTATGCTCTCAGCACTATCAGGTATTCTATTCACAGCACGTTTACAATCCGCAACTACAACAGCAGGTACACTATTCGAACTTGATGCCATCGCAGCAGCCTTCGTTGGTGGTGTATCAGCAGCCGGTGGTGTAGGTAGAGTAACTGGAGCAGTAATTGGTGCAGTCGTTATGGCAACCTTAACAAACGGAATGAACCTAATGGGAGTAGGGATTGCCCCACAATACATGATCCGTGGAGGAGTCCTAGCCCTAGCCGTAATCTTCGACGTTATGACCCGCCGCCAAAGAGCGTAG
- a CDS encoding ATP-binding cassette domain-containing protein codes for MSDYILEMNQISKEFTGVKALSNVNFKVKRGEIHCLVGENGAGKSTLMKVLSGVYPFGTYTGDIVFNGEVQRFNKINDSVEVGIAIIYQELALFPDLSVYENIFAGNEIQNGGILDWNKAIVEAKKMLNKVRLKVNPETLIKDLGVGKQQLVEIAKALSKEVKLLILDEPTAALNEDDSENLLELLRELKKEGITCIMISHKLKEVISISDKATVIRDGETICTLDGSRGEITEANIIKNMVGREIEDIYPKRPKKELGETILELSNWTAYDPKLGRNVATNVNLHVKKGEIVGIAGLMGSGRTELALSIFGNAASYKIQGDLFLEGQPATLKHTSAAIKARIAYVTEDRKGDGLFLLQDIKSNISIGNLKAISSNGVVNENEEIIIARGYKESLGIKTPSLQQLVGNLSGGNQQKVSLGKWLFVGPKLLILDEPTRGIDVGAKFEIYSVMNELINKGMSIIMISSELGEVLGMSDRVYVMAEGEMKGELSSEEANQENIMQLATQ; via the coding sequence GTGAGCGATTATATTTTAGAGATGAACCAGATATCAAAAGAGTTTACAGGAGTAAAGGCACTTTCGAATGTTAATTTTAAAGTGAAACGAGGAGAAATTCACTGTTTAGTAGGAGAAAATGGTGCTGGTAAGTCCACACTAATGAAAGTGCTGAGCGGTGTGTATCCTTTTGGAACATATACCGGAGATATTGTATTTAATGGGGAAGTGCAGCGGTTTAACAAAATTAATGATAGCGTCGAAGTCGGAATCGCGATTATATATCAAGAGCTAGCGCTATTTCCTGACCTATCTGTTTATGAAAATATTTTTGCAGGTAATGAAATCCAAAATGGTGGCATTTTAGATTGGAATAAAGCAATAGTCGAAGCGAAAAAAATGCTCAATAAGGTCCGCTTGAAAGTAAACCCTGAAACATTAATAAAAGATTTAGGGGTAGGAAAGCAGCAATTAGTTGAAATTGCAAAAGCACTAAGTAAAGAAGTAAAGCTTCTTATTTTAGATGAGCCGACAGCTGCTCTTAACGAAGATGACAGTGAAAACCTATTAGAATTGTTACGTGAATTGAAAAAAGAGGGAATCACATGCATCATGATTTCTCACAAATTAAAGGAAGTCATCTCCATTTCAGATAAAGCGACGGTCATCCGAGACGGGGAAACGATTTGTACGTTAGATGGATCAAGAGGCGAGATTACGGAAGCCAACATTATTAAAAACATGGTTGGACGTGAAATTGAGGATATTTATCCAAAACGACCGAAGAAAGAGTTAGGCGAAACGATTTTAGAGCTATCCAACTGGACGGCGTACGATCCAAAGCTAGGACGTAATGTCGCTACAAATGTAAATCTTCATGTGAAAAAGGGAGAAATCGTTGGGATTGCTGGACTAATGGGTTCAGGACGGACGGAGCTTGCCTTAAGTATTTTTGGTAATGCTGCAAGTTACAAAATACAAGGAGATTTATTTTTAGAAGGACAACCTGCTACATTAAAGCATACGAGTGCTGCCATTAAAGCGCGAATTGCCTATGTAACAGAAGACCGAAAAGGCGATGGGTTATTTTTACTACAGGATATTAAAAGTAATATTTCGATTGGGAATTTAAAAGCCATTTCCTCCAATGGAGTGGTCAATGAAAACGAAGAGATTATTATTGCCCGCGGCTATAAGGAATCATTAGGAATTAAAACACCATCGTTACAACAGCTGGTTGGAAACTTAAGTGGTGGAAATCAGCAAAAGGTTTCGCTCGGGAAATGGCTCTTTGTTGGTCCTAAGCTATTAATCTTAGATGAGCCAACACGGGGAATTGATGTGGGTGCTAAATTTGAAATCTATTCAGTTATGAATGAATTGATCAATAAAGGTATGAGTATCATTATGATTTCATCAGAGCTTGGTGAAGTCCTTGGTATGAGCGATCGCGTTTATGTAATGGCGGAGGGTGAAATGAAAGGTGAACTTTCATCAGAAGAAGCCAATCAAGAAAATATTATGCAACTTGCGACGCAATAG
- a CDS encoding sugar ABC transporter substrate-binding protein: MKKKISILLVAMMSIFIIAGCNTGGGEVSVGIVLPTKDEPRWVQDEARFKAALEDSDYTTEILFSQGSSAKEKENVETLLNKGIDVLIIAPHDGAAAGSAVEAAKKDGVTVISYDRLITDTDAVDYYVTFDSIAVGAAQGQYLIDNAEGSGVPLYLYAGAASDNNAFLFFEGAWSVLQPKIADGTFVIANSSEAEALKDKATLTRDELGKILGQVTTNWDPNEAKNKAQTNLTAAGADLKGDVAILAPNDGTARSIADVFASDGAVTSYLVSGQDAELASIQYIIDGKQSMTVFKDVRTLVQDAMGMAVDILDGKTPETTGSYNNGSIDVPAKQTDVIVVNQDNVKAELIDSGYYEASEFTGLD; this comes from the coding sequence ATGAAAAAGAAGATTTCTATTTTACTAGTTGCCATGATGTCTATTTTTATTATTGCTGGTTGTAATACTGGCGGGGGCGAGGTAAGTGTTGGAATCGTACTACCGACAAAAGATGAGCCAAGATGGGTACAAGACGAAGCAAGATTTAAGGCAGCTCTAGAAGATTCTGACTATACAACAGAAATTTTATTTAGCCAAGGATCATCTGCGAAAGAAAAAGAAAATGTAGAAACATTACTTAATAAAGGAATTGACGTTTTAATTATTGCTCCTCATGATGGTGCAGCTGCAGGTTCTGCAGTGGAAGCAGCAAAAAAAGATGGAGTTACAGTTATCTCGTATGACCGTTTAATTACAGATACAGATGCAGTTGATTACTATGTAACTTTTGACAGTATCGCAGTAGGTGCAGCACAAGGGCAATACTTAATTGACAATGCTGAAGGCAGTGGAGTTCCACTTTACTTATATGCAGGTGCAGCGTCTGACAACAACGCATTCTTATTCTTCGAAGGTGCATGGAGTGTTCTTCAACCCAAAATTGCTGATGGAACATTTGTCATTGCAAACTCTTCTGAAGCAGAAGCGTTAAAAGATAAGGCAACGCTTACTCGTGATGAATTAGGTAAGATTTTAGGTCAGGTTACAACAAACTGGGATCCAAACGAAGCAAAAAATAAAGCACAAACGAACCTTACAGCTGCTGGTGCAGATTTAAAAGGTGATGTTGCTATCCTAGCTCCAAATGATGGTACAGCTCGTTCAATCGCTGACGTATTTGCATCAGACGGTGCGGTAACTAGTTACCTAGTGTCAGGTCAAGATGCTGAACTAGCCTCAATCCAATACATCATTGACGGTAAGCAATCGATGACAGTATTTAAAGATGTTCGTACGTTAGTACAGGATGCAATGGGTATGGCTGTTGATATTTTAGATGGAAAAACACCAGAAACAACTGGTTCTTATAACAACGGAAGCATTGATGTACCAGCAAAGCAGACAGATGTAATTGTGGTAAACCAAGACAATGTAAAAGCAGAACTAATTGACTCCGGTTACTACGAAGCTAGTGAATTTACAGGATTAGACTAA
- a CDS encoding sugar ABC transporter substrate-binding protein — protein sequence MLVVIFNLTACESADNGKELSNAIPEQKEDQSEGEKIKIGFAMDTLEEERWIKDRDLFKESVEALGAEVMVMASNGDDSLQIWHAETMLSQNIDVLVIVPHNAESTAAIVKKAHSVGVKVMSYDRLVRNAELDMYVSYDNELVGMLQARAITNLVPKGKYVYIGGAETDHNAHLVKGGVFSVLQPLIDKGDITVVFDQWTKDWVPEHAKENMKLALKANNNKIDAVIAANDATAGAVIEALQEEGLAGKIPVAGQDADLAAAQRIVIGTQTMTVYKPIRTLAQTAAEIAVKLAKGEDVIETRKVNNGRIEVPSTLLSPIAVEGSNIDETIIADGFHSREDVYRYVEE from the coding sequence ATGCTTGTGGTTATTTTCAACCTTACTGCTTGTGAATCAGCTGATAATGGTAAAGAACTATCAAATGCGATTCCTGAACAAAAAGAAGATCAATCAGAGGGAGAAAAAATCAAAATCGGCTTCGCGATGGACACGTTAGAAGAGGAGCGCTGGATTAAGGACAGAGATCTCTTTAAGGAATCAGTTGAAGCACTAGGAGCTGAAGTGATGGTCATGGCATCCAATGGAGATGATTCCCTGCAAATTTGGCATGCGGAAACGATGCTTAGTCAAAACATTGATGTGCTGGTGATTGTTCCTCATAACGCAGAATCAACAGCTGCTATTGTAAAGAAAGCACACTCCGTCGGTGTGAAAGTGATGTCCTATGATCGCTTAGTAAGGAATGCGGAACTAGATATGTATGTTTCATACGATAATGAGCTGGTGGGAATGCTACAAGCCCGGGCCATTACCAACCTTGTGCCAAAAGGAAAATATGTATACATCGGTGGTGCCGAAACTGATCATAATGCACATTTGGTCAAGGGAGGAGTATTCAGTGTGCTGCAGCCGCTAATTGATAAAGGAGATATTACGGTTGTGTTTGATCAGTGGACAAAAGATTGGGTACCAGAACATGCAAAAGAAAATATGAAGCTTGCCCTAAAAGCAAACAATAATAAAATAGATGCAGTGATTGCTGCTAATGACGCGACAGCAGGTGCTGTCATTGAAGCTCTTCAAGAAGAAGGGCTTGCAGGTAAAATTCCAGTTGCAGGTCAAGATGCTGATTTAGCCGCAGCTCAGCGCATTGTGATAGGTACGCAAACAATGACGGTTTACAAGCCAATTAGAACGTTAGCACAAACAGCTGCAGAAATTGCGGTTAAGCTTGCTAAGGGTGAGGATGTCATCGAAACTAGGAAGGTAAACAACGGAAGAATTGAAGTGCCTTCGACGTTACTTTCTCCTATTGCTGTTGAAGGATCAAATATAGATGAGACCATTATTGCCGATGGCTTCCATTCAAGGGAGGATGTCTATCGGTACGTAGAGGAATGA
- a CDS encoding response regulator: MTKILIVDDEQIERDGLQLIIERNFPSIVVKQAKNGRIATEIVDEFQPDLVFMDIQMPGMTGLEAIEAIKYKNSQIKFIMATAFASFEYARLAMKLGVEDYIVKPAKASEIVDILGKVLSKIEAEKELVKRSKHQQYALQKAKSIFETDIVTQLIFDHVHEVQLEELVELLDIQATKEKYVMNLILPLGSEAYYSAIREKVRQTKSGWVGALYGRQLPIIVFLKPDQSFRSQATLLAREILKIAKTYEDCEWFIGIGNLYSSLEQIKQSYQESLIATRDTTIPAKFRFYDDVPPLVPGFDENLSKKNEQQFFNFVRNGQWDEIGNSFVDIIETLEKESTPLFQAQQRVMELFWIASQVLSEMGAIQDIPVYSLQATDYRQLRAETSHLLDRVRTSYEEYHAELGTDSIQLIKKYIIEHAHKDISLDTIGKEVGLSPIYISKIFKEQLGINYIHFLTECRIEKAKKLMRDPEKSLKEITYEVGYHDPNYFSKVFRRMCNVTPTEYRKQLIG; the protein is encoded by the coding sequence ATGACGAAAATATTAATCGTGGATGATGAGCAGATCGAACGTGATGGACTACAGCTCATTATAGAAAGAAATTTTCCTTCTATCGTGGTAAAACAGGCTAAGAATGGAAGAATTGCGACTGAAATCGTGGATGAATTTCAACCAGATCTAGTGTTTATGGATATTCAAATGCCAGGAATGACGGGTCTTGAAGCGATAGAAGCCATCAAATATAAGAACTCACAAATAAAATTTATTATGGCGACAGCTTTTGCTTCTTTTGAGTATGCACGCCTAGCAATGAAGCTTGGCGTGGAAGATTATATCGTGAAACCGGCAAAGGCTTCCGAAATCGTGGATATACTGGGCAAAGTTTTAAGCAAGATTGAAGCAGAGAAAGAGTTAGTAAAGAGAAGCAAGCATCAACAATACGCGTTACAAAAAGCGAAGTCTATATTCGAAACCGATATTGTCACTCAACTTATCTTTGATCATGTCCACGAAGTACAGTTAGAAGAATTGGTTGAATTACTAGACATTCAAGCAACAAAGGAAAAATATGTGATGAACCTCATACTACCACTAGGTTCTGAAGCTTATTATTCGGCCATTAGAGAAAAAGTAAGACAAACAAAAAGTGGGTGGGTAGGAGCTTTATATGGCCGTCAATTACCGATTATCGTGTTTTTAAAACCAGATCAGTCCTTCCGATCTCAAGCAACCTTGTTAGCAAGGGAGATCCTAAAAATCGCTAAGACATATGAAGATTGTGAATGGTTTATTGGAATTGGCAATCTATATAGTTCATTAGAACAAATCAAACAATCCTATCAAGAATCGCTAATTGCAACAAGAGATACAACAATACCTGCTAAGTTTCGATTTTATGATGATGTACCACCACTTGTTCCAGGTTTTGATGAGAATTTATCAAAGAAAAATGAGCAGCAATTTTTTAACTTTGTACGTAATGGTCAATGGGATGAAATAGGTAACAGCTTTGTTGACATCATTGAAACCCTTGAGAAAGAAAGTACCCCTCTCTTTCAAGCTCAACAACGTGTGATGGAACTATTTTGGATTGCCTCTCAAGTACTTAGTGAAATGGGAGCAATACAAGACATCCCGGTTTATTCCTTGCAAGCAACAGATTACAGGCAGTTACGTGCTGAAACCTCCCATCTGTTGGACCGAGTTCGAACTTCGTATGAGGAGTATCATGCAGAGCTTGGTACTGACTCTATTCAACTCATTAAAAAATACATTATCGAACATGCCCATAAAGATATTTCATTAGACACAATTGGCAAAGAGGTAGGGTTAAGTCCGATATATATCAGTAAAATCTTTAAAGAACAGCTTGGCATTAATTATATTCACTTTTTAACAGAATGTCGGATTGAGAAAGCAAAGAAGCTGATGCGTGATCCAGAAAAGAGTTTAAAAGAAATAACGTATGAGGTTGGTTACCACGATCCAAATTATTTTAGCAAAGTGTTTAGGAGAATGTGTAACGTCACACCAACGGAGTATCGAAAGCAATTAATTGGTTAA